The Crassaminicella indica genomic interval ATATTATTTATTAAAAGGCTGCCATAATTGAACGTATAAATACAGCTCCTATAGCTAATGGTCCTAAATATTTAATTAAGAAAACCCAAACTGAAGCTAAGCTAAATTCTCTCTGACCATCGTTTGTAGCTTCTTTGACTGCACGATCTGTTCCCCATATCCAGCCTACAAATATACATAATAAAAGTCCTCCTAATGGTAGTAATACGTTACTTGCAATAAAATCATACGTATCAAAGAAACCTCTTTCTCCAATTATTTTAATATGTTCCCATACTCCAAAAGACAATGAAGCTGGTATTCCTACTAAAAATATTATGATTGTCATAGTAATAGTAGCTTTTGCTCGCTTCCACTTCCATTCATCAACAACATATGCAACACATACTTCTAATAATGAAATAGAAGATGTTAATGCTGCAAACAATACTAATAAGAAAAATATCACCGCAAACAATCCACCTAAGGGCATTTGTGAAAATACTGCTGGTAGTGTTACAAACATAAGTCCAGGTCCTGCTGCTGGCTCAAAACCAAAAGCAAATACTGCTGGCAACGTAGCAATTCCTGCAAGTAAAGCAACTGCTGTATCAAGCACAGGAATAGCTATTGCACTTTGAATAATATCTGTATCCTTGCTTAAATAACTACCATAAGTGATCATACAACCCATACCTAAACTCAATGAAAAGAATACCTGGCCTAATGCATCAAGTATAACCGTAGGCGTAATAACTGAAAAATCTGGTACAAAAAGGAATTTTAATCCTTCACTAGCACCTGGCAAAGTTACAGAACGTAAAGCAAGTAATATAATCATAACAAACAAAGCAGGCATCATAATTTTACTAGCTTTTTCAATACCTCCACTAATACCACCAAATACAATAATTAAGTTTAGCACCATGAATATTGCATGAAAAATAATTGGTGTTCCAGTACTAGAAATTAACCCTCCAAACATATTTCCTAAAACTTCAGCATCTGTTACATGCAAAGCACCTGTTAATGCTTTAAATAGATAACTAAGAACCCATCCTCCTACAACACTATAAAATGAAAGAATTAAAAATCCTGCTAAAACTCCTAGTGCACCTACCCATGCCCATTTCTTTCGAATTTTCCTATATGCACCAATTGCACTTACTTGCGTATGCCTTCCTAAAGTGATTTCCGCAAGCATTAAAGTAAATCCTACTAAAAATAATATAATAATATATACAAGTACAAATGCACCACCACCATTTTTTCCAGCAACATAAGGGAATTTCCATAGGTTTCCTAGTCCTACCGCTGAACCTGCTGCAGCTAAAATAAATCCCAACTTAGATCCCCATTGACCCCTATCTTGTTCTTTGTTCAAATTAGTCATGTTTTGCCCCCTTTTCTTTTTATTAAAAATAAAGCTTCTGTCCCTCCTTTCCTTTGCAAAAAGCATTGTTACCATGAAAATGTATATAATTATGTGTATTATATTATAAAGAATATTATGTTACAATTTTCGGATTTTTCTATATATTTGTATTATATTGTTTTTTCTAACGCTTTCTTAATATTTCTCTCTCATTCAAACAATCTCTTCTTTATTAAATTAAAGTGTTAATATAAGTCTCTACTCCTGATATAGGTAAAAAACATCAACATAAAAAAAGAAATATATAAAGATAAGTGAATGACTTCGATAACTTTTGTAAAAAAACTTACTGAAATTTCATAAAAAATACGTTAAGAACCTTCATTGTTTGAACGAAGTGAGTTTTGAAGGTTTAGTATTTTTTCATGGAATGAAGTTTTGTTTTTTCAAAAGTTATCTGGAATGAACTATCTTTTATATTTCATTTTGAAGTTGGATCCCTATATAAATAAAAATGATTAAAAGCAAAAATAAGCTTTTAATCATTTTTATTTATACGTGTTACATTCTTCAGTTCTAATCTACCAGTCTTATCTTCTCTAAATTCAAGAGACGCTTTACATTTTTCATGAGTCTGTGGTAGAACAATATCTATATCCTTTATAATTCCTTTCTCTAATAGTTCCTTTATTATTTCAGGTGTCAACTGCTGTCCATACATCTTAAGACTATCCTTCCAGACAGTAAACTTGCACCCTTCCCTCCAATTACTACAATAGAATGCTTTCCTGTTTTCTAATATTTGTCCATCCTCACATGCAATACAAGAACCTAATGCTTTGTT includes:
- a CDS encoding sodium-dependent transporter, whose amino-acid sequence is MTNLNKEQDRGQWGSKLGFILAAAGSAVGLGNLWKFPYVAGKNGGGAFVLVYIIILFLVGFTLMLAEITLGRHTQVSAIGAYRKIRKKWAWVGALGVLAGFLILSFYSVVGGWVLSYLFKALTGALHVTDAEVLGNMFGGLISSTGTPIIFHAIFMVLNLIIVFGGISGGIEKASKIMMPALFVMIILLALRSVTLPGASEGLKFLFVPDFSVITPTVILDALGQVFFSLSLGMGCMITYGSYLSKDTDIIQSAIAIPVLDTAVALLAGIATLPAVFAFGFEPAAGPGLMFVTLPAVFSQMPLGGLFAVIFFLLVLFAALTSSISLLEVCVAYVVDEWKWKRAKATITMTIIIFLVGIPASLSFGVWEHIKIIGERGFFDTYDFIASNVLLPLGGLLLCIFVGWIWGTDRAVKEATNDGQREFSLASVWVFLIKYLGPLAIGAVFIRSIMAAF